From a single bacterium genomic region:
- a CDS encoding SET domain-containing protein-lysine N-methyltransferase yields MDLCSLGRGLFAARNYRAGELIMVLRGPRRERDDPLHDTPDGANLLQTGQRSYILLGPPGVFANHSCEPNAGIHGNRRLVAIRDIDAGDEIRFDYSTTMDEDLWTMPCRCGAPTCRGVVTDFKLLPETVRRHYLDLGIVQGFIARRWGGAPDTSGIGAMGERM; encoded by the coding sequence GTGGACCTGTGTTCGCTCGGACGAGGGCTTTTCGCGGCGCGGAACTACCGCGCCGGCGAACTGATCATGGTGCTGCGCGGTCCGCGCCGGGAGCGGGACGATCCTCTCCACGACACGCCGGACGGTGCGAACCTGCTGCAGACGGGACAGCGATCCTACATCCTGCTGGGACCGCCGGGCGTCTTCGCCAACCACAGCTGCGAGCCCAACGCGGGCATCCACGGCAACCGGCGACTGGTGGCGATCCGGGACATCGACGCGGGCGACGAGATCCGCTTCGACTACTCGACGACCATGGACGAGGACCTCTGGACCATGCCCTGCCGTTGCGGGGCGCCCACGTGCCGGGGCGTGGTGACCGACTTCAAGCTGCTGCCGGAGACCGTGCGCCGGCACTACCTCGATCTGGGCATCGTCCAGGGCTTCATCGCGCGCCGGTGGGGCGGGGCGCCCGACACGTCCGGGATCGGCGCGATGGGAGAGCGAATGTGA
- a CDS encoding alpha/beta fold hydrolase: MTRPDDYLMAWEDSADRVPVLWLHGFPFNATLWDEQIDGLTDVARSIAPDLRGFGLSAPTDDRGDLARYADDCARLLDHVGLTGPVVVAGLSMGGYLAYELARRHPQRVAGLVLAATRATPESAEGKAGRDAAAAEVRAHGVEAVADAMLPKLLAPDSYENRPDLVDFVAEMMLAATPEGVLGALAAMRDRPDSRPDLPGLDVPCLVIHGEDDQLIPVSEAEDTVAALPDADLVVLPGAGHLPNLEQPEAFNAAVREFLAEVFYGDEDEDEEQDDNGVD; this comes from the coding sequence ATGACGCGACCCGACGACTACCTGATGGCCTGGGAGGACAGCGCCGACCGCGTGCCCGTCCTCTGGCTGCACGGTTTCCCCTTCAACGCCACCCTGTGGGACGAGCAGATCGACGGCCTGACGGACGTGGCCCGCTCCATCGCGCCGGACCTGCGGGGGTTCGGGCTCTCGGCGCCCACCGACGACCGGGGCGACCTCGCGCGCTACGCCGACGACTGCGCCCGGCTGCTGGACCACGTGGGGCTGACGGGGCCGGTGGTGGTGGCCGGCCTGTCCATGGGCGGCTACCTGGCCTACGAACTGGCGCGCCGGCACCCCCAGCGGGTGGCGGGACTGGTCCTCGCGGCGACCCGGGCGACGCCCGAGAGCGCCGAGGGGAAGGCCGGGCGCGACGCGGCGGCGGCCGAGGTCCGGGCCCACGGCGTCGAGGCCGTCGCCGACGCCATGCTCCCGAAGCTGCTGGCGCCGGACAGCTACGAGAACCGGCCCGATCTGGTCGATTTCGTGGCGGAGATGATGCTCGCCGCCACTCCCGAAGGCGTGCTCGGCGCCCTGGCCGCCATGCGCGACCGGCCCGACTCGCGGCCCGATCTGCCCGGTCTGGACGTGCCCTGCCTCGTGATCCACGGCGAGGACGACCAGCTGATCCCCGTGTCGGAGGCCGAGGACACCGTGGCGGCGTTGCCCGACGCCGATCTGGTGGTGCTGCCCGGCGCCGGCCACCTGCCCAACCTGGAGCAGCCCGAGGCCTTCAACGCCGCGGTGCGGGAGTTCCTGGCCGAGGTGTTCTACGGGGACGAGGACGAGGACGAGGAACAGGACGACAACGGGGTGGATTGA
- a CDS encoding DUF1684 domain-containing protein, giving the protein MRHRSSRPVAAAVLLVALAGLGAGCGGGQDSAYQATIDDWHAERIRNLRAETGWLTLIGLHPLADGAHSLGSDPQNDIVLGAGPARIGEIGMAEGKVVFVPDTAVTVREFVDGAEGAPFDGGALRTDAEGAPDMLACGSLVFYPIVRGEGFYLRVKDREAELRRDFPGVPRYPVDARWRIEARLEGEPGFIEVANVLGQTSRETAAGELVGKVAGHAFRMRPLAQDDGRLFLIFGDGTNGTETYPGGRFLVLEAPDAEGRVVVDFNKAYNPPCAFTAYSTCELPVAENRLPVAIHAGEMKFGAGH; this is encoded by the coding sequence ATGCGCCATCGTTCTTCCCGTCCCGTCGCCGCCGCCGTCCTGCTCGTCGCCCTCGCCGGTCTGGGCGCCGGCTGCGGCGGTGGCCAGGATTCCGCCTACCAGGCCACCATCGACGACTGGCACGCCGAACGCATCCGCAACCTGCGGGCCGAAACGGGCTGGCTGACCCTGATCGGGCTGCATCCCCTGGCCGACGGGGCCCACAGCCTGGGCAGCGACCCGCAGAACGACATCGTGCTCGGGGCCGGGCCCGCCCGGATCGGCGAGATCGGGATGGCCGAAGGCAAGGTCGTCTTCGTTCCCGACACCGCGGTCACCGTGCGGGAGTTCGTCGACGGTGCCGAGGGCGCACCGTTCGACGGCGGAGCGCTGCGGACCGACGCCGAAGGGGCTCCGGACATGCTCGCGTGCGGATCGCTCGTGTTCTACCCGATCGTCCGTGGCGAGGGCTTCTATCTCCGGGTGAAGGACCGCGAGGCGGAGCTGCGCCGCGATTTCCCCGGCGTGCCGCGCTATCCGGTCGACGCCCGCTGGCGCATCGAGGCCCGTCTGGAGGGCGAGCCGGGGTTCATCGAGGTCGCGAACGTGCTGGGGCAGACGAGCCGCGAGACGGCCGCCGGCGAGCTGGTGGGCAAGGTCGCCGGACACGCGTTCCGCATGCGGCCGCTGGCCCAGGACGACGGCCGGCTCTTCCTCATCTTCGGCGACGGCACCAACGGGACGGAGACGTACCCGGGCGGCCGCTTCCTGGTCCTCGAGGCGCCCGACGCCGAAGGGCGGGTCGTGGTCGACTTCAACAAGGCCTACAACCCTCCCTGCGCGTTCACGGCCTATTCGACCTGCGAGCTGCCGGTGGCCGAGAACCGGCTGCCGGTGGCGATCCACGCGGGCGAGATGAAGTTCGGCGCCGGGCACTGA
- a CDS encoding RimK family alpha-L-glutamate ligase, giving the protein MKLAILSTAPRCYSTLRLRQAAEERGHKVKVLNTLRFGIELEHGEPDLYFRGKQLSHYDAILPRIGASLTYFGTAVVRQFEQMDVYTPNTAAGIANSRDKLRSLQILSRHDIGIPHSTFVRDRKDVLPAIARIGGAPVIIKILEGTQGVGVILAESNKVAEAIIETMHSARQNVLVQKFIAESRGRDLRAFVVGDRVVAAMRRVAQAGEFRSNVHRGGRAEMITLDAVYEETAVRAAQILGLRVAGVDMLEGNEGPLIMEVNSSPGLEGIEGCTGLDVAGAVVDYISDQVAFPDLDLRQRLTVTKGYGVAELLIREGLELVGQSIAESQLRERDIAVLTLNRGTTVISNPRSSRVLEAGDRLLCYGRLESMRDLVPERRRKRRRKVKKLAPELLDQLGEDLA; this is encoded by the coding sequence TTGAAACTGGCGATCCTCTCGACGGCGCCGCGCTGCTACAGCACCCTGCGCCTGCGCCAGGCGGCCGAGGAACGCGGACACAAGGTGAAGGTCCTCAACACGCTGCGGTTCGGCATCGAGCTCGAGCACGGTGAGCCCGATCTGTATTTCCGCGGCAAGCAGCTCAGCCACTACGATGCGATCCTGCCCCGCATCGGCGCCTCGCTGACGTACTTCGGCACCGCCGTGGTGCGCCAGTTCGAGCAGATGGACGTGTACACGCCCAACACGGCGGCCGGCATCGCCAACTCGCGCGACAAGCTGCGCTCGCTGCAGATCCTCAGCCGGCACGACATCGGCATCCCCCATTCGACCTTCGTGCGCGACCGCAAGGACGTGCTGCCCGCCATCGCCCGCATCGGCGGGGCGCCGGTCATCATCAAGATCCTCGAGGGGACGCAGGGCGTCGGCGTGATCCTGGCCGAATCGAACAAGGTGGCCGAGGCCATCATCGAGACCATGCACAGCGCGCGCCAGAACGTGCTCGTGCAGAAGTTCATCGCCGAGAGCCGGGGGCGCGACCTGCGCGCCTTCGTGGTGGGCGATCGGGTCGTGGCCGCCATGCGGCGCGTGGCGCAGGCCGGCGAGTTCCGCAGCAACGTGCACCGCGGCGGCCGCGCCGAGATGATCACCCTCGACGCGGTCTACGAGGAGACCGCCGTGCGGGCGGCCCAGATCCTCGGCCTGCGGGTGGCCGGCGTCGACATGCTCGAGGGGAACGAGGGCCCGCTGATCATGGAGGTCAACTCCTCGCCGGGTCTCGAGGGCATCGAGGGCTGCACCGGTCTCGATGTGGCCGGCGCCGTGGTCGACTACATCTCCGACCAGGTCGCCTTCCCCGACCTGGACCTGCGCCAGCGCCTGACCGTGACCAAGGGCTACGGCGTGGCCGAGCTGCTCATCCGCGAGGGGCTCGAACTGGTGGGCCAGTCCATCGCCGAGTCGCAGCTGCGGGAGCGGGACATCGCCGTGCTCACCCTCAACCGGGGCACCACCGTCATCTCCAATCCGCGCAGTTCGCGGGTGCTCGAGGCGGGCGACCGCCTGCTGTGCTATGGCCGGCTCGAATCGATGCGCGACCTCGTGCCCGAGCGGCGGCGCAAGCGCCGGCGCAAGGTGAAGAAGCTCGCGCCGGAGCTGCTCGACCAGCTGGGCGAGGACCTCGCGTGA
- a CDS encoding protein kinase, producing the protein MRTCPACRSPLPADARFCPACGGAAVAPDPEATMPVASGDPTLTSVGPSVSSRPAISHASLPPAGPDSVAGGRFVPGDLVNQRYRVVGLLGRGGMGEVYRAEDLKLGQQVALKFLPRGLDQDPHRLQLFLNEVRTARQVTHPNVCRVYDIDETGGQHFLSMEYVDGEDLATSLTRIGRLPEERAVPVARQICAGLAAAHEQGILHRDLKPANVMIDGRGRVKLTDFGLAGLAEGFAGQDVAVGTPAYMSPEQITGREVTVRSDIYALGLVLYELFTGRAPFRAETMAEYRELHADSMPSQPTMHVPGLDPVVERAIMRCLAKEPGERPASALAVAAALP; encoded by the coding sequence ATGCGAACCTGCCCTGCCTGCCGCTCGCCCCTGCCGGCGGACGCCCGTTTCTGCCCCGCCTGCGGCGGGGCCGCCGTCGCCCCCGATCCGGAGGCGACGATGCCCGTCGCGTCCGGCGATCCGACCCTGACCTCGGTCGGGCCGTCGGTTTCGTCGCGCCCGGCGATCAGCCACGCTTCCCTGCCCCCCGCCGGGCCCGATTCGGTCGCCGGCGGGCGCTTCGTTCCCGGCGACCTGGTGAACCAGCGCTACCGCGTCGTCGGCCTGCTCGGACGCGGCGGCATGGGCGAGGTGTACCGGGCCGAGGACCTCAAGCTGGGCCAGCAGGTGGCCCTCAAGTTCCTTCCCCGCGGACTCGACCAGGACCCCCATCGCCTGCAGCTCTTCCTCAACGAGGTGCGCACGGCCCGCCAGGTGACCCATCCCAACGTGTGCCGCGTCTACGACATCGACGAGACGGGCGGCCAGCACTTCCTGAGCATGGAGTACGTCGACGGCGAGGACCTCGCGACCTCCCTGACCCGCATCGGCCGCCTGCCCGAGGAGCGCGCCGTCCCCGTGGCCCGCCAGATCTGCGCCGGACTGGCCGCGGCGCACGAGCAGGGGATCCTGCACCGCGACCTGAAGCCCGCCAACGTCATGATCGACGGACGCGGGCGCGTGAAGCTGACCGACTTCGGTCTCGCCGGGCTCGCCGAGGGATTCGCCGGCCAGGACGTGGCCGTCGGCACACCGGCCTACATGTCCCCCGAGCAGATCACCGGCCGCGAGGTCACCGTCCGCAGCGACATCTACGCCCTCGGCCTCGTCCTCTACGAGCTCTTCACCGGCCGGGCGCCCTTCCGCGCCGAGACCATGGCCGAGTACCGCGAGCTCCACGCCGACAGCATGCCTTCGCAGCCGACGATGCACGTCCCCGGACTCGATCCGGTGGTCGAGCGGGCCATCATGCGCTGCCTGGCCAAGGAGCCCGGCGAGCGTCCGGCCTCGGCCCTCGCCGTGGCGGCCGCCCTGCC
- a CDS encoding succinylglutamate desuccinylase/aspartoacylase family protein, giving the protein MTRAVKDVGRWGSREIGPGERGRVRVVVSETYAGADIGIPVYVWRGAAPGPTVFVTGAVHGDEINGTGIIRSIIVDKPFELERGALIMVPVINLQGFERHERYLPDRRDLNRCFPGTARGSLAARMARAIYDEIVARSDYGIDLHTAAMRRTNFPNVRADMDRPELADFARAFGAELIVSGKGPAGSLRKAATDGGCPTIILEAGEVWKVEPTVVEYGIRGVTNCLRHLGMIAGEPLAPPYRFETDATSWVRAAHGGFLRFHVTPGDIVSKGEALATNLSLVGRRLNVIKAPRRGLVLGMTTLPAVAPGDPICHLAYARKGELSRIERAVERLDEDALYERMKDDLSRNVFAVKR; this is encoded by the coding sequence GTGACGCGCGCCGTGAAGGACGTCGGCCGCTGGGGCAGCCGCGAGATCGGGCCCGGCGAACGGGGGCGGGTGCGGGTGGTCGTCTCGGAGACCTACGCCGGGGCGGACATCGGCATCCCGGTCTACGTGTGGCGGGGAGCGGCGCCCGGCCCGACGGTGTTCGTCACCGGCGCGGTGCACGGCGACGAGATCAACGGCACCGGCATCATCCGCTCGATCATCGTCGACAAGCCCTTCGAACTCGAGCGGGGCGCCCTGATCATGGTGCCGGTGATCAACCTGCAGGGTTTCGAGCGCCACGAGCGCTACCTGCCGGACCGCCGCGACCTGAACCGCTGCTTCCCGGGCACCGCGCGCGGCAGCCTGGCGGCGCGCATGGCGCGCGCGATCTACGACGAGATCGTCGCCCGCAGCGACTACGGCATCGACCTGCACACGGCGGCCATGCGCCGCACCAACTTCCCCAACGTGCGCGCCGACATGGACCGGCCCGAACTGGCTGATTTCGCGCGGGCCTTCGGGGCCGAGCTCATCGTCAGCGGCAAGGGGCCGGCCGGGTCGCTGCGCAAGGCGGCCACCGACGGCGGCTGCCCGACGATCATCCTGGAAGCCGGCGAGGTGTGGAAGGTCGAGCCGACGGTGGTCGAGTACGGCATCCGCGGCGTCACCAACTGCCTGCGCCACCTGGGCATGATCGCCGGCGAGCCCCTGGCGCCGCCCTACCGGTTCGAGACCGACGCCACGAGCTGGGTGCGGGCGGCCCACGGCGGCTTCCTCCGCTTCCACGTGACCCCCGGCGACATCGTGAGCAAGGGCGAGGCCCTGGCCACCAACCTGAGCCTCGTGGGCCGTCGCCTGAACGTCATCAAGGCGCCGCGGCGCGGGCTGGTGCTCGGCATGACGACGCTGCCGGCCGTCGCGCCCGGCGACCCCATCTGCCATCTCGCCTACGCCCGCAAGGGCGAGCTGTCGCGCATCGAGCGCGCCGTCGAGCGCCTGGACGAGGACGCCCTCTACGAGCGCATGAAGGACGACCTGTCCCGGAACGTGTTCGCGGTCAAGCGCTGA
- a CDS encoding ATP-dependent zinc protease: MTRSADTPVVVGWREVVGLPDWGVPAVKAKVDTGARTSAIHVSSVEELSDGRVRFEVVVREKPVLETRVVEAVPVRRAVVKPSHGATQERWVCRTRMKLGPIEREIELSLVCRRGMLCRMLVGRRSLPEGTVVDPNRRYVHGGVRVKPRAGKAKER, from the coding sequence GTGACCAGGTCCGCAGACACGCCGGTGGTGGTGGGATGGCGCGAGGTCGTCGGTCTGCCCGACTGGGGCGTGCCGGCGGTCAAGGCCAAGGTCGACACGGGCGCGCGCACCAGCGCGATCCACGTGAGCAGCGTGGAGGAGCTGTCCGACGGCCGGGTCCGCTTCGAGGTCGTGGTGCGGGAGAAGCCGGTGCTGGAGACGCGGGTGGTCGAGGCCGTGCCGGTGCGGCGGGCCGTGGTCAAGCCCAGCCACGGCGCCACCCAGGAGCGGTGGGTGTGCCGGACCCGCATGAAGCTGGGCCCCATCGAGCGCGAGATCGAGCTGAGCCTCGTCTGCCGGCGCGGGATGCTGTGCCGCATGCTCGTCGGCCGCCGCTCCCTGCCCGAGGGCACGGTGGTCGATCCGAACCGACGCTACGTGCACGGAGGTGTGCGGGTGAAGCCCAGGGCCGGCAAAGCCAAGGAGCGATGA